A single region of the Streptomyces sp. NBC_00425 genome encodes:
- a CDS encoding Tex family protein, which translates to MTTPGSIEAGSIEGRIAEELGVRERQVKAAVELLDGGSTVPFIARYRKEATEMLDDAQLRTLEERLRYLRELEERRSAVLESVREQGKLTDALEAQIRDAQTKARLEDIYLPFKPKRRTKAQIAREAGLEPLAEGLLGDASVDPLAAAAAFVDADKGVADPQAALDGARAILTERFSEDADLIGELRERMWARGRLAARVREGKEEAGAKFADYFDFAEPFTALPSHRILAMLRGEKEDVLDLVLEPEEPSEQPGPSSYEPIIASRFKIAERGRPGDKWLSDTVRWAWRTRILVHLGIDLRLRLRTAAEDEAVNVFAANLRDLLLAAPAGTRATLGLDPGFRTGVKVAVVDATGKVVATDVIYPHVPANKWDEAIARLARLAREHAVDLVAIGNGTASRETDKLAGELITKHPELQLTKVMVSEAGASVYSASAFASQELPDMDVSLRGAVSIARRLQDPLAELVKIDPKSIGVGQYQHDLSEVKLSRSLDAVVEDCVNGVGVDVNTASAPLLSRVSGISSGLAENIVAHRDANGPFTSRSELKKVARLGPKAYEQCAGFLRIRGGSDPLDSSSVHPEAYPVVRRMVKTSGQEVASLIGNTGVLRSLRPTDFVDETFGLPTVTDILRELEKPGRDPRPAFKTATFKDGVEKISDLTSGMVLEGVVTNVAAFGAFIDVGVHQDGLAHVSALSKTFVKDPRDVVKPGDIVKVKVLDVDIPRKRISLTLRLDDEAAPQGGQGQSSGGGRSQRGGGRPPQQRQQGGQRGGGGGGGGGSRQAPPPANSAMADALRRAGLADPKKGTR; encoded by the coding sequence GTGACGACACCCGGGTCCATCGAAGCAGGATCCATCGAAGGCAGGATCGCCGAAGAGCTCGGCGTACGGGAGCGGCAGGTCAAGGCCGCCGTGGAGCTGCTCGACGGCGGCTCGACGGTGCCCTTCATCGCTCGCTACCGCAAGGAAGCGACCGAGATGCTCGACGACGCGCAGCTGCGCACGCTCGAGGAGCGGCTGCGCTATCTGCGGGAGCTGGAGGAGCGGCGGTCGGCGGTCCTGGAATCGGTGCGCGAGCAGGGCAAGCTCACCGACGCCCTCGAGGCGCAGATCCGCGACGCGCAGACCAAGGCGCGCCTCGAGGACATCTATCTCCCGTTCAAGCCCAAGCGGCGCACCAAGGCGCAGATCGCGCGCGAGGCGGGCCTCGAGCCGCTCGCCGAGGGCCTGCTCGGGGACGCCTCGGTCGACCCGCTCGCGGCCGCCGCCGCGTTCGTGGACGCCGACAAGGGCGTCGCCGACCCGCAGGCCGCGCTGGACGGCGCGCGGGCGATCCTCACCGAGCGGTTCTCGGAGGACGCCGACCTGATCGGCGAGCTGCGCGAACGCATGTGGGCGCGCGGGCGGCTGGCGGCCAGGGTGCGCGAGGGCAAGGAGGAGGCGGGCGCGAAGTTCGCCGACTACTTCGACTTCGCCGAGCCGTTCACCGCGCTGCCCTCGCACCGGATCCTGGCGATGCTGCGCGGCGAGAAGGAGGACGTCCTCGACCTCGTCCTGGAGCCGGAGGAGCCCTCCGAGCAGCCCGGCCCCTCCTCGTACGAGCCCATCATCGCCTCGAGGTTCAAGATCGCCGAGCGCGGTCGCCCCGGCGACAAGTGGCTGAGCGACACGGTCCGCTGGGCGTGGCGCACCCGCATCCTGGTCCACCTCGGCATCGACCTGCGGCTGCGGCTGCGCACGGCCGCCGAGGACGAGGCCGTGAACGTCTTCGCCGCCAACCTCCGCGACCTGCTGCTCGCCGCCCCGGCCGGCACGCGCGCGACGCTGGGCCTGGACCCCGGCTTCCGTACGGGCGTGAAGGTCGCCGTCGTCGACGCGACCGGCAAGGTCGTCGCGACGGACGTGATCTACCCGCACGTCCCGGCGAACAAGTGGGACGAGGCGATCGCCCGGCTCGCGCGGCTGGCCAGGGAGCACGCCGTCGACCTGGTCGCCATCGGCAACGGCACCGCGTCCCGCGAGACCGACAAGCTGGCCGGCGAACTCATCACGAAGCACCCGGAACTGCAGCTCACCAAGGTGATGGTGTCCGAGGCGGGCGCCTCCGTGTACTCGGCCTCGGCCTTCGCCTCCCAGGAGCTGCCCGACATGGACGTGTCGCTGCGCGGCGCCGTGTCGATCGCCCGCCGGCTCCAGGACCCGCTGGCCGAGCTGGTGAAGATCGACCCCAAGTCGATCGGCGTCGGCCAGTACCAGCACGACCTGTCCGAGGTGAAGCTGTCGCGCTCGCTGGACGCGGTGGTGGAGGACTGCGTGAACGGCGTCGGCGTGGACGTCAACACCGCCTCGGCGCCGCTTCTCTCGCGGGTGTCCGGCATCTCCTCCGGTCTCGCCGAGAACATCGTGGCGCACCGGGACGCCAACGGGCCCTTCACCTCCCGCTCCGAGCTGAAGAAGGTGGCCCGGCTCGGCCCGAAGGCCTACGAGCAGTGCGCGGGCTTCCTGCGCATCCGCGGCGGCTCCGACCCGCTGGACTCCTCCAGCGTGCACCCCGAGGCGTACCCGGTGGTGCGGCGCATGGTGAAGACCTCCGGTCAGGAGGTGGCGTCCCTCATCGGCAACACGGGTGTGCTGCGCTCGCTGCGGCCGACGGACTTCGTGGACGAGACGTTCGGACTGCCGACCGTCACCGACATCCTCAGGGAGCTGGAGAAGCCCGGGCGCGACCCGCGGCCCGCGTTCAAGACGGCGACCTTCAAGGACGGCGTGGAGAAGATCTCCGACCTGACCTCCGGGATGGTCCTGGAGGGCGTGGTGACGAACGTGGCGGCCTTCGGGGCGTTCATCGACGTCGGCGTCCACCAGGACGGACTGGCCCACGTCTCCGCGCTGTCGAAGACGTTCGTCAAGGACCCCCGGGACGTCGTCAAGCCCGGCGACATCGTCAAGGTGAAGGTGCTCGACGTCGACATCCCGCGCAAGCGGATCTCGCTGACGCTCCGGCTCGACGACGAGGCGGCCCCGCAGGGGGGTCAGGGGCAGTCCTCCGGCGGGGGCCGTTCGCAGCGCGGCGGCGGGCGACCGCCGCAGCAGCGGCAGCAGGGCGGGCAGCGTGGCGGAGGTGGCGGTGGCGGCGGCGGTTCGCGCCAGGCGCCGCCGCCGGCCAACAGCGCGATGGCCGACGCTCTGCGCCGAGCGGGCCTGGCGGACCCGAAGAAGGGCACGCGCTGA
- a CDS encoding putative glycolipid-binding domain-containing protein, whose protein sequence is MDASRVLSWSVSASGGYETAWTEERDGALRARGRAVGTTPEPYWVSYELDAADGFVTRRLRVTVETAARTRSLDLRHDGRGGWTADGERLPGFEEALDCDLGLCPLTNTMPVLRHGLHRQAGERRFLMAWVSVPALTVRPSWQTYTHLGAGGGGGAMVRFASGSFRSDVVFDPDGYVLDYPGLATRLG, encoded by the coding sequence ATGGATGCTTCCCGGGTCCTCAGCTGGAGCGTGTCGGCGAGCGGCGGCTACGAGACCGCGTGGACCGAGGAGCGCGACGGCGCGCTCCGGGCCCGCGGGCGGGCGGTCGGCACGACGCCGGAGCCGTACTGGGTGTCCTACGAGCTCGACGCGGCCGACGGATTCGTGACCCGCCGGCTGCGGGTCACGGTCGAGACCGCCGCGCGCACGCGCTCCCTCGACCTGCGGCACGACGGACGGGGCGGCTGGACGGCCGACGGGGAACGCCTGCCCGGCTTCGAGGAGGCCCTCGACTGCGACCTGGGCCTGTGCCCGCTCACCAACACCATGCCGGTGCTGCGGCACGGGCTGCACCGACAGGCGGGCGAGCGCCGGTTCCTGATGGCCTGGGTCTCGGTGCCCGCGCTGACCGTGCGGCCGTCGTGGCAGACGTACACGCATCTCGGGGCGGGCGGGGGCGGCGGCGCGATGGTCCGCTTCGCCTCGGGAAGCTTCCGCAGCGACGTCGTCTTCGACCCGGACGGGTACGTCCTGGACTACCCGGGGCTCGCCACCCGACTGGGGTGA
- a CDS encoding ABC-F family ATP-binding cassette domain-containing protein, with protein MTATLVAKNLAAGHGDRSLFSGLDLVVAPGDVIGLVGANGAGKSTLLKLLAGLTAPEQGELRLSPPTATVGHLPQEPERRPGESVREFLARRTGVAEAQRTMDEATQALVDGAPGADDAYATSLERWLDLGGADLDERAEEVADSLGLGVDLDQPMTSLSGGQAARAGLASLLLSRYDVFLLDEPTNDLDLDGLERLERFVSGLRAGTVVVSHDREFLTRTVTKVLELDLAQQQINLYGGGYDAYLEERDVARRHARDDFEEYADKKAALQDRAQTQRSWMDKGVKNARRKAANDNDKIGRKFRSEASEKQAAKARQTQRMIERLEVVEEPRKEWELRMEIAAAPRSGAVVASLRDAEVRRGGFTFGPATLQIDWADRVAVTGANGAGKSTLLGALLGRVPLDAGHAALGSGVLVGEVDQARALFHGAQALLEAFRAAVPDTEPVEVRTLLAKFGLKSDHVMRPAASLSPGERTRAALALLQGRGVNLLVLDEPTNHLDLPAIEQLESALDAYEGTLLLVTHDRRMLDAVHVTRRLEVANGKVTER; from the coding sequence ATGACTGCCACTCTCGTCGCCAAGAACCTCGCCGCCGGGCACGGCGACCGCTCCCTCTTCTCCGGGCTCGACCTCGTGGTCGCCCCCGGGGACGTGATCGGGCTGGTCGGCGCCAACGGCGCGGGCAAGTCCACCCTGCTGAAGCTGCTCGCCGGGCTCACCGCGCCCGAGCAGGGCGAGCTCAGGCTCTCCCCGCCGACCGCGACCGTCGGCCATCTTCCCCAGGAACCGGAGCGCCGCCCCGGGGAGAGCGTCCGCGAGTTCCTCGCCCGCCGCACCGGCGTCGCCGAGGCGCAGCGCACGATGGACGAGGCGACCCAGGCCCTGGTCGACGGGGCGCCCGGCGCGGACGACGCCTACGCGACGAGCCTGGAACGCTGGCTCGACCTCGGCGGCGCCGACCTCGACGAGCGCGCCGAGGAGGTCGCCGACTCGCTGGGGCTCGGCGTGGACCTCGACCAGCCGATGACCTCCCTGTCCGGCGGCCAGGCCGCCCGCGCCGGCCTCGCCTCCCTCCTCCTGTCCCGCTACGACGTCTTCCTGCTCGACGAGCCGACCAACGACCTCGACCTGGACGGGCTGGAGCGCCTCGAACGCTTCGTGAGCGGTCTGCGCGCCGGCACGGTCGTCGTCAGCCACGACCGCGAGTTCCTCACCCGCACGGTCACCAAGGTCCTCGAACTGGACCTGGCACAGCAGCAGATCAACCTCTACGGAGGCGGCTACGACGCCTACCTGGAGGAGCGGGACGTGGCCCGCCGGCACGCGCGCGACGACTTCGAGGAGTACGCCGACAAGAAGGCCGCCCTCCAGGACCGGGCGCAGACCCAGCGCTCCTGGATGGACAAGGGCGTGAAGAACGCGCGCCGCAAGGCGGCCAACGACAACGACAAGATCGGCCGCAAGTTCCGCAGCGAGGCCAGCGAGAAGCAGGCCGCCAAGGCGCGGCAGACCCAGCGCATGATCGAGCGCCTGGAGGTCGTCGAGGAGCCGCGCAAGGAGTGGGAGCTGCGCATGGAGATCGCGGCCGCCCCGCGCTCCGGCGCGGTGGTCGCCTCCCTGCGCGACGCGGAGGTGCGCCGCGGCGGCTTCACGTTCGGTCCGGCGACGCTGCAGATCGACTGGGCCGACCGGGTCGCGGTGACCGGCGCGAACGGCGCGGGCAAGTCCACCCTCCTCGGGGCGCTGCTCGGACGGGTCCCGCTGGACGCCGGACACGCGGCCCTGGGCTCGGGCGTCCTGGTCGGCGAGGTCGACCAGGCGCGGGCGCTGTTCCACGGCGCACAGGCGCTGCTGGAGGCCTTCCGCGCCGCCGTCCCCGACACCGAGCCGGTCGAGGTCCGCACCCTGCTGGCCAAGTTCGGCCTGAAGTCGGACCACGTCATGCGCCCGGCGGCCAGCCTGTCGCCCGGCGAGCGCACCCGTGCCGCTCTCGCACTGCTCCAGGGGCGGGGCGTCAACCTCCTGGTCCTCGACGAGCCGACCAACCACCTCGACCTGCCGGCCATCGAACAGCTGGAGTCGGCCCTCGACGCCTACGAGGGCACCCTCCTCCTCGTCACCCACGACCGCCGCATGCTGGACGCGGTCCATGTCACGCGCCGCCTGGAGGTCGCGAACGGCAAGGTGACGGAGCGGTAG
- a CDS encoding FAD-dependent oxidoreductase encodes MDTRVSGEIVVVGGGVVGLATAVVLAERGRRVRVWSRDPVERTTSAVAGALWWPYRIEPMASARAWALRSLEVYQELAGRPGESGVRLVEGAMSPADPANVEAWAAGRLSVLRRATVREHPAGNALWARLPLIDMAAHLPWLRERLLRAGGTVEERVVSDLTAVDAPIVVNCTGLGARDLVADRTVRPVRGQLVVVENPGLRTWLVSTAPDGKMAYLFPQPGRLLLGGTAEDGVWSLEPDPAQAEAIVRRCAALRPEVAGARILEHRVGLRPARPAVRLERRTLPDGRAVIHNYGHGGAGVTVAWGCAEEAAALAASS; translated from the coding sequence GTGGACACTCGGGTGAGCGGCGAGATCGTCGTGGTCGGCGGCGGGGTCGTCGGGCTGGCGACGGCGGTGGTCCTCGCCGAGCGGGGCCGTCGGGTGCGGGTGTGGTCGCGGGACCCCGTGGAGCGGACCACCTCGGCCGTCGCCGGCGCGCTGTGGTGGCCGTACCGCATCGAGCCGATGGCGTCGGCGCGCGCGTGGGCGCTGCGCTCGCTGGAGGTGTACCAGGAGCTGGCCGGGCGTCCCGGGGAGAGCGGGGTGCGGCTGGTCGAGGGGGCCATGAGCCCGGCGGACCCGGCGAACGTCGAGGCCTGGGCGGCGGGCCGGCTGTCCGTGCTGCGGCGGGCCACCGTCCGGGAGCACCCGGCCGGGAACGCCCTGTGGGCGCGGCTGCCGCTCATCGACATGGCGGCTCACCTTCCGTGGCTGCGGGAGCGGCTGCTGCGGGCGGGCGGCACGGTCGAGGAGCGGGTCGTGTCCGATCTGACGGCTGTGGACGCGCCGATCGTCGTCAACTGCACCGGCCTCGGCGCCCGTGACCTGGTCGCGGACCGTACGGTGCGGCCGGTGCGCGGGCAGCTGGTCGTCGTGGAGAACCCGGGGCTGCGGACCTGGCTGGTCTCCACCGCCCCGGACGGGAAGATGGCCTACCTCTTCCCGCAGCCGGGGCGGCTGCTGCTGGGCGGCACGGCCGAGGACGGCGTGTGGTCCCTGGAGCCGGATCCGGCTCAGGCGGAGGCGATCGTGCGGCGGTGCGCCGCGCTGCGGCCCGAGGTGGCGGGGGCGCGGATCCTGGAGCACCGGGTGGGCCTGCGGCCTGCCCGGCCTGCGGTACGGCTGGAGCGGCGGACGCTGCCCGACGGCCGTGCGGTGATCCACAACTACGGCCACGGCGGCGCCGGCGTGACCGTCGCCTGGGGGTGCGCGGAGGAGGCGGCCGCACTGGCCGCCTCCTCCTGA
- a CDS encoding Xaa-Pro dipeptidyl-peptidase: MWTRMRFTTWRPLATAAVTLLVAAFLTPAAAHGAPRESRPVYSYENAVREAVWVDTGLDADGDGRTDRVAVDVVRPREPAAQGRKVPVIMDASPYYSCCGRGNESQRKTYDAEGRVVRMPLFYDNYFVPRGYAFVGVDLAGTNRSDGCEDVGGRGEVQSAKAVVDWLGGRAKGYTSRTGDTTVKASWTNGRTGMIGKSWDGTIANAVAATGVRGLRTIVPIAAISSWYDYYFAQGAPLYDSGPDALADYVSSPDARGRCTAVQRRLVDEAPRTGDRTPLWTARDYVKDAHKVKASVFLVHGMQDLNVRTKHLGQWWDALAKNGVHRKIWLSQTGHVDPFDFRRAAWVDTLHRWFDHELLGYDNGIDREPMADVERHPDQWVTSTSWPPRGTQPATLRPAAGERPGVGKLGLRRSTGAAAFTDDPQHDESDWAAQIDTPTPDKAGFVTGALTRDLRLAGSSKVTVTATPSTATAHLSAVLVDLGPDTIRDYAAAGEGITTLAARTCWGASTAGDSACFKETKAATAAVGATVVSRGWADLGTFADPGKGVPLTPGRAYTITLDLAATDHVVPAGHRLALIVAGTDKDLIDPPADRPTLTLDLARTSARVPVVGGAKAFAAATAGSPAAGTAHRAPHTAPPAGAGAPRNAFRIP, from the coding sequence ATGTGGACACGCATGCGCTTCACGACCTGGAGACCGCTCGCCACCGCCGCCGTCACCCTCCTGGTGGCCGCCTTCCTCACCCCTGCCGCGGCCCACGGCGCGCCCCGGGAGAGCCGACCCGTCTACTCCTACGAGAACGCCGTCCGCGAGGCCGTCTGGGTCGACACCGGACTCGACGCCGACGGCGACGGCCGGACCGACCGCGTCGCCGTCGACGTCGTCCGGCCGCGCGAACCCGCCGCGCAGGGCCGCAAAGTGCCCGTCATCATGGACGCCAGCCCCTACTACTCCTGCTGCGGACGCGGCAACGAGAGCCAGCGCAAGACCTACGACGCCGAGGGCCGCGTCGTCCGGATGCCGCTGTTCTACGACAACTACTTCGTGCCGCGGGGCTACGCCTTCGTCGGCGTCGACCTGGCCGGAACCAACCGCTCCGACGGCTGCGAGGACGTCGGCGGCCGCGGCGAGGTGCAGTCCGCGAAGGCGGTCGTCGACTGGCTGGGCGGCCGCGCCAAGGGCTACACCAGCCGCACCGGCGACACGACCGTCAAGGCGAGCTGGACCAACGGCCGAACGGGCATGATCGGCAAGAGCTGGGACGGCACCATCGCCAACGCCGTCGCCGCGACCGGCGTGCGGGGGCTGAGGACGATCGTCCCCATCGCCGCCATCTCCTCCTGGTACGACTACTACTTCGCCCAGGGCGCGCCCCTCTACGACTCCGGCCCCGACGCCCTCGCGGACTACGTCAGCAGTCCCGACGCCCGCGGCCGGTGCACCGCCGTCCAGCGCCGGCTCGTCGACGAGGCCCCGCGCACCGGCGACCGGACGCCGCTGTGGACCGCGCGCGACTACGTCAAGGACGCGCACAAGGTGAAGGCCAGCGTCTTCCTCGTGCACGGCATGCAGGACCTCAACGTCCGCACCAAGCACCTCGGCCAGTGGTGGGACGCCCTGGCGAAGAACGGCGTGCACCGCAAGATCTGGCTCTCCCAGACCGGCCACGTCGACCCCTTCGACTTCCGTCGCGCCGCCTGGGTCGACACCCTGCACCGCTGGTTCGACCACGAACTCCTCGGCTACGACAACGGCATCGACCGCGAGCCCATGGCCGACGTCGAACGCCACCCCGACCAGTGGGTCACCTCGACGTCCTGGCCGCCGCGCGGCACGCAGCCCGCGACCCTGCGCCCGGCCGCCGGCGAGCGCCCGGGCGTCGGGAAGCTCGGCCTGCGCAGGAGCACCGGGGCCGCAGCCTTCACCGACGACCCGCAGCACGACGAGAGCGACTGGGCCGCGCAGATCGACACCCCGACGCCCGACAAGGCGGGCTTCGTGACCGGCGCCCTCACCCGCGACCTGCGGCTGGCCGGCTCCTCGAAGGTCACCGTCACCGCCACGCCCAGCACGGCGACGGCCCACCTGAGCGCCGTCCTCGTCGATCTCGGCCCCGACACGATCCGCGACTACGCGGCGGCAGGCGAGGGGATCACCACCCTCGCCGCCCGCACCTGCTGGGGCGCGAGCACCGCGGGCGACAGCGCCTGCTTCAAGGAGACGAAGGCGGCGACGGCCGCCGTCGGCGCCACGGTCGTCAGCCGGGGCTGGGCCGACCTCGGGACCTTCGCCGACCCCGGCAAGGGCGTGCCGCTGACCCCGGGCCGGGCGTACACCATCACCCTGGACCTCGCGGCCACCGACCACGTCGTACCGGCCGGCCACCGCCTCGCACTGATCGTCGCGGGAACCGACAAGGACCTCATCGACCCGCCCGCCGACCGGCCGACCCTCACCCTGGACCTGGCCCGCACCTCGGCCCGGGTCCCCGTCGTGGGCGGCGCGAAGGCGTTCGCCGCAGCGACGGCCGGATCACCGGCGGCCGGCACCGCGCACCGCGCACCGCACACGGCTCCGCCGGCCGGGGCCGGCGCGCCGAGGAACGCCTTCCGGATCCCGTGA
- a CDS encoding M1 family metallopeptidase gives MHRRFTAPGALAAASVLLAIPASAASGSPGAPGIGDPYYPAYGNGGYDVSHYDLRLKYRPATDELEGTATILAKATQDLSRFDLDFLLDVSEVRVDGAAAAFAASGEHELEITPRKPLTEGAQVTIVVRYRGVPSSKQAYGFTSWHRTPDGGVGANEPEAAWWWFPSNDHPLDKATYDVSVQVPDGTQALSNGTLQSTSSRAGWTRFNWRSSKPQATYLATLAVGRFDLTTGTTESGVPVVNAYSRDLGADAGAARASVERTGEIADWLSGYFGPYPFDALGGYVPNTNTGYALETQTRPFYSPRQFAGGSNTSVVVHELAHQWYGDFVSVAGWKDIWLNEGFARYAQWLWSEHEDEGTAREIADYVYASHPADDAFWTVKPGDPGPDRQFDIAVYDRGALAVQALRDEIGDDAFFAVLKGWPREHAYGNATVADLQRYAERVSGRQLGALFDAWLFRPAKPAASTTGTSAAARTAGIAKAAAAPVQPKSWKKIAATNDVHEH, from the coding sequence GTGCACCGCAGATTCACCGCGCCCGGCGCGCTCGCCGCCGCCTCCGTCCTGCTGGCGATCCCGGCGTCGGCCGCGAGCGGCTCCCCCGGCGCACCGGGCATCGGCGACCCCTACTATCCGGCGTACGGCAACGGCGGCTACGACGTCTCCCACTACGACCTGCGGCTGAAGTACCGGCCGGCCACGGACGAGCTCGAGGGCACGGCGACGATCCTGGCGAAGGCCACGCAGGACCTGTCGCGGTTCGACCTGGACTTCCTGCTCGACGTGAGCGAGGTGCGCGTCGACGGCGCGGCGGCGGCGTTCGCGGCCTCGGGCGAGCACGAGCTGGAGATCACGCCGAGGAAGCCGCTGACCGAGGGGGCGCAGGTCACGATCGTGGTCCGCTACCGCGGCGTGCCGTCCTCGAAGCAGGCGTACGGCTTCACCAGCTGGCACCGCACCCCGGACGGCGGGGTCGGCGCCAACGAGCCCGAGGCGGCCTGGTGGTGGTTCCCGAGCAACGACCACCCGCTCGACAAGGCCACCTACGACGTGTCCGTGCAGGTGCCCGACGGCACCCAGGCCCTCTCCAACGGCACGCTGCAGTCGACGAGTTCACGGGCCGGCTGGACGCGCTTCAACTGGCGCTCCAGCAAGCCGCAGGCGACCTACCTGGCCACGCTCGCCGTCGGAAGGTTCGACCTCACCACCGGCACGACCGAGAGCGGCGTGCCGGTGGTCAACGCCTACAGCAGGGATCTGGGCGCCGACGCGGGCGCGGCGCGGGCGAGCGTCGAGCGGACCGGGGAGATCGCCGACTGGCTGAGCGGGTACTTCGGGCCGTATCCCTTCGACGCGCTCGGCGGGTATGTGCCGAACACGAACACCGGGTACGCCCTGGAAACGCAGACCCGGCCCTTCTACAGCCCGCGGCAGTTCGCCGGCGGCTCCAACACCTCCGTCGTGGTGCACGAACTGGCCCACCAGTGGTACGGCGACTTCGTGTCCGTCGCCGGGTGGAAGGACATCTGGCTGAACGAGGGCTTCGCGCGGTACGCGCAGTGGCTGTGGTCCGAGCACGAGGACGAGGGCACGGCCCGGGAGATCGCGGACTACGTGTACGCCTCGCACCCGGCCGACGACGCCTTCTGGACGGTGAAGCCCGGCGACCCGGGTCCGGACAGGCAGTTCGACATCGCCGTGTACGACCGGGGCGCGCTGGCGGTGCAGGCCCTGCGCGACGAGATCGGCGACGACGCCTTCTTCGCCGTCCTGAAGGGGTGGCCGAGGGAGCACGCGTACGGCAACGCGACGGTCGCCGATCTCCAGCGGTACGCCGAGCGTGTCTCGGGCAGGCAGCTGGGCGCGCTGTTCGACGCCTGGCTGTTCCGGCCGGCGAAGCCGGCGGCCTCCACCACGGGGACGTCCGCCGCCGCACGGACGGCGGGGATCGCGAAGGCGGCGGCCGCCCCCGTGCAGCCGAAGTCCTGGAAGAAGATCGCGGCGACGAACGACGTCCACGAGCATTGA
- a CDS encoding PfkB family carbohydrate kinase: protein MRAQTDGHSDGVDGIDVLVLGGAGVDTIVYVPELPLPYADSYMIDSGIRARAGQTGDFVALGLAALGLRTHHLDFLGDDPEGDLVRALHDEHGIALTALPQPAGTKRAVNLVSPDGRRLSLYDTSRGRADDRFPEDTLRALAAASRHAHVSITQPCAEALPVLREAGVGISTDLHNWDGENPYQAAFAHEADVVFVSATALSDPRATMRRIAERGRAEAVVATAGAEGAYLLAGGELTHVPAVAPPGPVVDSNGAGDAFAAAFLFGRLHGETPRRCAEFGALAGAYACTVPATESAALPRAELLARAGAR, encoded by the coding sequence ATGCGCGCACAGACCGACGGGCACAGCGACGGCGTCGACGGCATCGACGTGCTGGTTCTCGGCGGAGCCGGCGTGGACACGATCGTGTACGTGCCGGAGCTGCCGCTCCCGTACGCCGACAGCTACATGATCGACAGCGGGATCCGCGCCCGCGCCGGCCAGACCGGTGACTTCGTGGCCCTGGGCCTCGCCGCCCTCGGCCTGCGCACCCACCATCTCGACTTCCTCGGCGACGACCCCGAGGGCGACCTCGTCCGTGCCCTGCACGACGAGCACGGCATCGCCCTCACCGCGCTCCCGCAGCCCGCCGGCACCAAGCGCGCGGTGAACCTGGTGAGCCCGGACGGCCGGCGGCTGTCGCTGTACGACACCAGCCGCGGGCGAGCGGACGACCGCTTCCCCGAGGACACCCTGCGCGCCCTCGCCGCGGCGAGCCGCCATGCGCACGTGTCCATCACGCAGCCCTGCGCCGAGGCGCTGCCCGTCCTGCGTGAGGCGGGCGTCGGCATCTCCACCGACCTGCACAACTGGGACGGCGAGAACCCCTACCAGGCGGCCTTCGCTCACGAGGCGGACGTCGTGTTCGTGTCCGCGACCGCCCTGTCCGACCCGCGGGCGACCATGCGCCGCATCGCCGAGCGCGGTCGCGCCGAAGCGGTCGTCGCCACCGCCGGAGCCGAGGGAGCGTATCTGCTGGCGGGCGGCGAGCTGACACATGTCCCCGCCGTCGCCCCGCCCGGACCGGTGGTCGACTCCAACGGCGCGGGCGACGCCTTCGCCGCCGCCTTCCTGTTCGGCCGGCTCCACGGCGAAACGCCCCGCCGGTGCGCCGAGTTCGGGGCACTGGCGGGGGCGTACGCGTGCACGGTGCCGGCCACGGAGAGCGCCGCCCTGCCCCGCGCCGAGCTGCTGGCGCGGGCGGGCGCCCGCTGA
- a CDS encoding macro domain-containing protein, which produces MGEITYVRGDATVPSVKGVKVIAHVCNDIGGWGKGFVLALSRRWPEPEAAYRAWHRERASNDFGLGALQLVQVEPYVWVANMIGQRGVRTGSKGVPVRYEAIDAALARLAGPARELHASVHMPRIGCGLAGGKWSRVEPLVSERLVRRGVAVTVYDHGEG; this is translated from the coding sequence ATGGGGGAGATCACTTATGTCAGGGGCGACGCCACCGTGCCGTCGGTGAAGGGCGTGAAGGTGATCGCCCATGTCTGCAACGACATCGGGGGATGGGGGAAGGGCTTCGTCCTCGCGCTGTCCCGCCGCTGGCCCGAACCGGAGGCGGCCTACCGCGCCTGGCACCGGGAGCGGGCCTCCAACGACTTCGGCCTGGGCGCCCTCCAGCTGGTCCAGGTGGAGCCGTACGTGTGGGTCGCCAACATGATCGGCCAGCGCGGCGTGCGGACGGGCAGCAAGGGCGTCCCCGTGCGGTACGAGGCCATCGACGCGGCGCTGGCCCGGCTGGCCGGCCCCGCACGGGAACTCCACGCGTCCGTGCACATGCCGCGGATAGGCTGCGGCCTGGCCGGGGGCAAGTGGTCCCGCGTCGAGCCGCTCGTGAGTGAGCGGCTCGTGCGACGGGGCGTCGCGGTGACGGTGTACGACCACGGGGAGGGGTAG